The Treponema sp. Marseille-Q3903 genomic interval AAAGAATGCCGTTACAATCCTGTGATGGCGCTGCGTTCTATATTCGGGCTTTTGATTCAGATTCCGTTTTTCATCGCCGCATATACATTTTTGTCGCACTTGCCATCTCTAAAAGGAGCTTCATTTTTATTTATCAAAGATATGGGAGCTCAGGATGCGTTGTTTAAAATCGGCAGTTTTCCCGTAAATGTTCTCCCGATCGCTATGACTTTGATAAATATTGTCTCAGGCATAATCTACACGAAAGGTTTAATGCTCAAAGATAAACTACAAGTCTTTGTTACAGCTCTTGTTTTTCTTGTGATTTTGTATCCGTCTCCCGCAGGTCTTGTACTTTACTGGACGATGAATAACGTCTTCAGTATGGTAAAAAACATTTTTTATAAACTTAAAAATCCTCTAAAAGTTTTTTGGATTTGCACGTGCGTTGGAGCGGTACTTTCCGCTGTGTATATTTTGTTTGTTTTTTCTTCAAAGATGCAGTACAAAGTTGTTTTCTTGTTGGGAGCTGTGTTAATCATTTTCTTGCCGCAGGTTGTGAAAGCTGTTCAAAAACTGCTTGACGGAACGCTTTCTTGTATTGTTGAAAATGCAAGGGTTCGCCATACGTTGTATCTTGTTTCGTGTGGTGTGCTGTTTTTACTTTCAGGTACAGTGATACCGTCGTCTCTTATCGCATCTTCTCCAGCCGAGTTCGCAGGAATCGGTGAGCATGCAAATCCGTTGTATTTTATTGGAAATACAGGATTGCAAGCTGCGGGAATTTTCTTATTTTGGGCACCTTGTGTTTACTTTTTGTTCGGGAAAAAAGTTCAGACTGTTCTTGCATTTGTAATGACTGCTTTCGTGTATTGTGCGCTAGCCAATTCGTATATTTTTATGCTCAGCTATGGAGATGTGTCATCGTCTCTTTCGTTTTTGAATGCTACCGATTTTAAGGTGATTTCGTTCCTGTCTCTTGTCAATGTTTTTGTCCTAATTGCGTTGTTCTGTGCACTGCCGTTTTTTATAAAATTGAGAAATGCTAAGGTTTTAATATCTCTTTCTTCGATTTTTGCGCTTGCGCTTGGAGCTGTGTCTATTGCAAACATATTTTCGATTTCAAAAGCATACTCCGAATACAAAAAAGCAGGTAATGCACAGATATCTGCTTCTATTGAGCCGATTTTTCATCTTTCAAAAAATCATCAAAACGTAGTGCTTTTTATGTTTGACCGCGCTCAAAGTCAATATATCGACGAAATGTTTAATGAAGATCCATCTCTTTACGAAAAATACAGCGGCTTTGTTTTTTACAATAATGTCGTTTCTTTTAACGGACACACTCTTCAAGGAGCGCCGGGATTGTACGGCGGTTACGAATATACACCGCTTGAAATGAACCGCCGCTCAGATGTTCCGCTCGTCAAAAAAAATAATGAAGCTCTTTTGATGTTGCCGCGTATTTTTACCGAGCAAAAAGGATTTTCAGCAGCAATAACAGACCCTTCGTGGGGAAACTATGCAGGATTTTGCGATTTGAGTTTTATCAGTCCGTTCCCTAAAATCAACGGTTACCAGACCATCGGGCGCTATTCGGCGTTGTGGAAAAAAGAGCACTGGACGGAGGGTGGCATTGGAGACGATGGAAAAATTCTTGAACGCAATCTTTTGTTTTTCAGTTTTTTTAGACAGTCGCCGATTGCACTGCGTCAAATGCTTTATAAAAAAGGGACGTACTGGAGTTCTGATTCAGAATCTGGCAACGTAAAAATCGTTCTAGACAATTATTCTGCGCTCGATTATTTGAAGCGGCTGACATCTATCTCCGATACTGAAAACGGTTCTTATGTCTGTATGGTTAATGAGCTTACTCATGAAAATCTTTTATTACAGGCACCTGATTATATTCCTGTAAAAAAAGTCACGAATAAAGGAACTTCAAAATACAAAGAAAACCTTGATTATCACACGCAGATTGCAGCGTTAAAAATGCTAGGCTCGTGGCTTGATTTCTTGAAGGAAAACGGCATTTACGATAATACAAGAATTGTCATCGTTTCCGACCACGGC includes:
- the yidC gene encoding membrane protein insertase YidC, which encodes MSHFLYTIIIYPLYALIECIFSLFSKITGNTGISVIGVSIGVTLFCLPLYAVAEKLQEAERKKQKSMQPMLERIKASFTGDERYMMTTAYYKECRYNPVMALRSIFGLLIQIPFFIAAYTFLSHLPSLKGASFLFIKDMGAQDALFKIGSFPVNVLPIAMTLINIVSGIIYTKGLMLKDKLQVFVTALVFLVILYPSPAGLVLYWTMNNVFSMVKNIFYKLKNPLKVFWICTCVGAVLSAVYILFVFSSKMQYKVVFLLGAVLIIFLPQVVKAVQKLLDGTLSCIVENARVRHTLYLVSCGVLFLLSGTVIPSSLIASSPAEFAGIGEHANPLYFIGNTGLQAAGIFLFWAPCVYFLFGKKVQTVLAFVMTAFVYCALANSYIFMLSYGDVSSSLSFLNATDFKVISFLSLVNVFVLIALFCALPFFIKLRNAKVLISLSSIFALALGAVSIANIFSISKAYSEYKKAGNAQISASIEPIFHLSKNHQNVVLFMFDRAQSQYIDEMFNEDPSLYEKYSGFVFYNNVVSFNGHTLQGAPGLYGGYEYTPLEMNRRSDVPLVKKNNEALLMLPRIFTEQKGFSAAITDPSWGNYAGFCDLSFISPFPKINGYQTIGRYSALWKKEHWTEGGIGDDGKILERNLLFFSFFRQSPIALRQMLYKKGTYWSSDSESGNVKIVLDNYSALDYLKRLTSISDTENGSYVCMVNELTHENLLLQAPDYIPVKKVTNKGTSKYKENLDYHTQIAALKMLGSWLDFLKENGIYDNTRIVIVSDHGCNGYEDDIEPDAELDSQIAGGKYEGRGHYHPLLLFKDFNASGKLIEDDTFMTNTDTPSLLLKGLVENPVNPFTGKIVPLDTHALKKDGVIISISDRHQPAMNGKYKFNIPYSHWWKVKDNIFKASSWSRPTEKEIQQ